A region from the Malus domestica chromosome 07, GDT2T_hap1 genome encodes:
- the LOC103435496 gene encoding folylpolyglutamate synthase-like gives MAESGGDGSSSPPPATPYEKALDALSSLITKRSRADKSNKGDRFDLLFDYLKILELEEPIERMKIIHVAGTKGKGSTCTFTESILRHCGFRTGLFTSPHLIDVRERFRLDGLDISEEKFLAYFWWCFERLKEKSTDYIPMPTYFRFLALLAFKIFAAEQVDVAILEVGLGGRFDATNVVQAPVVCGISSLGYDHMEILGNTLGAIAGEKAGIFKSRVPALTVPQPDEAMRVLEEKASQLDVPLQLVQPLDPDMLNGIKLGLAGEHQYVNAGLAIALSSTWLQRTGHLEYPEHTTSLPEQFIKGLTATVSLQGRAQIVPDRFINSESPEDLVFYLDGAHSPESMEICARWFSLSVQPPSTSGSSHDPVQRHPVEKVGKNSEQILLFNCMSVRDPQLLLPNLMKTCASHGVYFKKALFVPNTSVYYKVGSHSLPPTDSQVDLSWQFALQKVWENLMQGNKGGADNSAATVCEELTDDKGIAVKSCENSAVFPSLPSAIQWLRDTVRQSKSVRFQVLVTGSLHLVGDVLRLIKK, from the exons ATGGCGGAATCAG GTGGCGATGGCTCCTCGTCACCGCCTCCGGCGACTCCGTACGAGAAGGCACTGGACGCTCTATCCTCCTTGATCACAAAACGCAGTCGTGCCGATAAGAGCAACAAGGGCGACCGCTTCGACCTCCTCTTCGACTATCTCAAA ATCCTGGAGTTGGAGGAGCCAATTGAACGGATGAAGATTATTCACGTTGCCGGCACCAAAGGCAAG GGATCCACCTGCACCTTCACAGAGTCGATATTACGCCATTGCGGCTTTCGCACTGGACTTTTCACGTCTCCTCATCTCATTGATGTTCGAGAAAGATTCCGGTTGGATGG TTTGGACATCAGTGAAGAGAAATTTTTAGCATATTTCTGGTGGTGTTTTGAGAGACTTAAG GAAAAATCTACTGACTATATACCAATGCCCACCTACTTTCGCTTCCTTGCCTTGCTTGCCTTTAAGATATTCGCAGCAGAACAG GTAGATGTTGCTATATTGGAGGTAGGGTTAGGCGGAAGGTTTGATGCAACAAATGTG GTTCAGGCGCCTGTTGTCTGTGGTATATCTTCCCTTGGATATGACCACATGGAGATTCttg GAAATACTCTGGGAGCAATTGCTGGGGAGAAGGCTGGAATCTTCAAG TCTAGGGTTCCTGCCTTGACTGTACCTCAACCTGATGAAGCAATGCGTGTACTGGAAGAGAAGGCTTCTCAGTTGGAT GTTCCCCTTCAACTGGTACAACCGCTGGATCCCGATATGCTGAATGGCATAAAACTTGGGCTTGCAGGCGAGCACCAATATGTTAATGCTGGTCTTGCTATTGCACTGTCCTCTACATGGCTCCAGAGGACTGGTCACCTTGAATACCCAGAACATACT ACCTCTCTGCCGGAGCAGTTCATAAAAGGACTAACCGCTACAGTCAGTTTACAAGGACGGGCTCAAATAGTCCCTGATCGCTTTATTAACAGTGAAAGCCCTGAAGATCTTGTGTTTTATTTGGACGGTGCACATAGCCCAGAAAGCATGGAAATATGCGCAAGATGGTTTTCTCTTTCTGTTCAGCCACCCAGTACTTCTGGATCATCACATGATCCGGTACAGAGGCACCCTGTTGAAAAAGTTGGGAAGAATTCGGAACAG ATACTGCTGTTTAATTGTATGTCAGTGAGGGATCCTCAGTTGCTTCTTCCGAATCTGATGAAAACATGTGCTAGTCATG GTGTCTACTTCAAGAAGGCTCTGTTTGTACCAAACACATCAGTGTATTACAAGGTCGGTTCACATTCCTTACCTCCAACTGATTCTCAAGTGGATTTGTCGTGGCAGTTTGCTCTTCAAAAAGTATGGGAAAATCTAATGCAGGGTAACAAAG GAGGCGCTGACAATAGTGCAGCCACGGTTTGTGAAGAACTGACAGATGATAAGGGGATCGCTGTCAAAAGTTGCGAAAATAGTGCAGTTTTCCCCTCTCTCCCATCAGCTATACAATGGCTCAGGGACACTGTCCGACAAAGTAAATCCGTTCGTTTTCAG GTCCTTGTAACTGGTTCGTTACATCTTGTTGGCGACGTGTTGAGATTAATCAAGAAGTGA
- the LOC103435507 gene encoding uncharacterized protein, producing the protein MDETYAGLATSHLLGSVPAVTENKEKSTTSYEAPDANLQIFPPNINGGEKGGGYQTVGSTSETFEQQPANNWRGVFNIASYTQYFNVDTDVVLTRLLSSLYPHTGDFFSKIDANPDLYGLIWISTTLVFVLAALGNCATYLMDKRTDSSNSWEFNVSYMSLAAYSVYGYAILVPLAFYFLIQYLGTANASLVRYWCMWGYSLFIFVAASFLLLIPVEALRWIIIVLIGGYSACFVAFNLRSSMEGSDFSLVVVAAFLLQLALAIFFKVYFFP; encoded by the exons ATGGATGAGACCTACGCTGGCCTCGCCACCAGCCATTTGCTCGGCTCAGTCCCT GCTGTTActgaaaataaagaaaagagtaCCACAAGTTATGAAG CACCTGATGCGAATTTGCAAATCTTCCCGCCAAATATTAatggaggagagaaggggggcGGTTATCAAACTGTTGGAAGTACAAGTG AAACATTTGAGCAACAACCAGCAAACAACTGGAGGGGAGTATTTAATATCGCATCATACACACAATACTTCAATGTGGATACAGACGTTGTCTTAACAAGATTGCTTAGTTCTTTATATCCCCATACTGGAGATTTTTTCAGCAAAATTGATGCCAACCCTGATCT ATATGGGCTAATCTGGATTTCCACTACGTTGGTGTTTGTGCTTGCTGCACTTGGTAACTGTGCCACCTACCTCATGGACAAGCGCACAGATAGCAGTAACTCTTGGGAGTTTAATGTCAGTTATATGAGTTTGGCAGCCTATTCAGTCTACGGTTATGCAATTTTGGTGCCATTGGCATTCTATTTCTTGATACAGTATCTGGGCACTGCAAATGCCAGCCTAGTTCGGTATTGGTGTATGTGGGGATACTCTCTCTTCATTTTCGTTGCAGCCTCT TTTCTGCTGCTTATCCCAGTTGAGGCTCTTCGGTGGATCATTATAGTTCTCATTGGTGGCTACTCTGCTTGCTTTGTTGCCTTCAATCTCAGGTCCAGTATGGAGGGGAGTGATTTTTCACTTGTGGTGGTTGCTGCATTTCTCTTGCAACTGGCCCTGGCAATCTTCTTTAAGGTCTACTTCTTTCCATGA
- the LOC103435484 gene encoding protein NEDD1: MNTGLDPSMTLLAASGGDTVKLFDVSDKSADPLVLSYTPSPGSHVNSLKWNHTNMVVASAGDDKKISLWNKNGKSMGTIPVAGTDSGDGIEESILALSFGNKVSRYICSGGTGQVVRIWDLQRKRCIKWLRGHSSTITGAMYNCKDEHLASISLNGNLILHNLASGTRTTELKDPNQQVLRVLDYSRISRHLLVTAGDDGSVHLWDTTARSPKVSWLKQHSAPAAGISFSPSNDKMIATVGLDKKLYTYDSGSRQPSHCISYKAPFSSLAFRDDGWVLAAGTSSGDVVFYDVRGKPEPFTGIRAYSSSEAVTSLCWQRSKPVIVNESNCTVETALLGDAVEDSILMPDQLPSVTSSSLPPSMVVSSSRNPGRSSSSAETSAAGNGLTSSTLCVSTTEDTPQRDHLWPGRTLRRLHPPRSTYNFKDDMEVFSPLVDVHPITPTLDKLWDDDKSKKDNLFSDKKPSSLLFPSSGGRFPFAEDGPTDHPIFDWKPSSTSKQDDIKSTFALLESTPAPSSKSEDSSITPPEAWGGERFSDKFRQPTTFLSRVGTSAQTSGSTLSGLPDMSLTENLQSLRTKGLSSIQETSFGFPEHISSSAMPMSPGNKGLLGQPNLDAPTSLTFSRRFSTYAERISTTSNFNDRTSLAVSSPKTKKTGAEGREELLNSFLSKSDASTATELGALPAINGGSLHLQNAPQQDAQQGSSFTFQIFQRTLEETLDSFQKSIHEDMRNLHIEILRQFHMQEMEMSNVMRAMLENQAELMKEVKSLRKENQQLRQLL, encoded by the exons ATGAATACTGGGTTGGATCCGTCGATGACGTTGCTGGCAGCAAGCGGCGGCGACACCGTGAAGCTCTTCGATGTATCGGACAAGTCCGCCGATCCCTTGGTTTTGAGCTACACTCCTTCTCCTGGTTCCCATGTCAATTCCCTCAAGTGGAATCACACCA ATATGGTGGTGGCTAGTGCTGGAGATGATAAGAAGATATCGTTGTGGAATAAGAATGGGAAGAGCATGGGCACCATTCCGGTGGCCGGGACCGACAGCGGAGACGGCATTGAG GAGTCTATATTGGCTCTCAGCTTCGGTAACAAGGTTTCTAGATACATTTGTTCGGGTGGAACCGGTCAGGTTGTAAGAATATGGGATTTGCAGAGAAAGCGGTGTATCAAATGGTTGAGGGGTCACTCTAGTACAATTACGGGTGCAATGTACAATTGCAAAGATGAGCACTTGGCTTCCATCAGTCTTAATGGGAACCTCATACTTCACAACCTTGCATCTGGTACAAGGACTACTGAACTCAAGGACCCCAATCAACAG GTGCTAAGAGTGCTTGACTATTCCCGGATTAGTCGACACCTTCTTGTGACAGCAGGTGATGACGGGTCTGTACATTTGTGGGACACAACCGCTCGTAGCCCAAAG GTTTCTTGGCTGAAGCAGCATTCTGCACCAGCTGCTGGTATCAGTTTCTCTCCATCTAATGACAAG ATGATAGCTACCGTTGGGCTTGATAAGAAGTTGTATACTTACGACTCAGGGTCGAGACAACCTTCACATTGTATTTCCTATAAAGCACCTTTCTCTTCATTGGCATTTAGAGATGATGGTTGGGTATTGGCAGCTGGAACAAGCAGTGGTGATGTGGTGTTCTACGATGTCCGTGGTAAACCAGAGCCTTTCACTGGTATTCGTGCTTATAGTAGTTCAGAg GCTGTTACAAGTCTATGCTGGCAAAGGTCAAAACCTGTCATTGTAAACGAAAGCAATTGTACTGTTGAGACTGCTCTTTTAGGAGATGCTGTTGAAGATTCAATCCTTATGCCTGACCAACTTCCTTCTGTGACTTCATCAAgtcttcctccatccatggtAGTATCTAGTTCTCGAAATCCAGGCCGTTCAAGTTCATCTGCCGAGACATCAGCAGCTGGCAATGGATTAACATCAAGCACACTTTGTGTATCTACGACAGAGGATACACCACAACGAGACCATTTGTGGCCTGGTAGAACATTGCGTAGGTTACATCCTCCTCGATCTACTTATAACTTCAAGGATGATATGGAGGTGTTCTCCCCTCTTGTGGATGTTCATCCAATCACACCTACACTTGACAAGCTGTGGGATGATGACAAATCAAAGAAGGATAATTTGTTTTCAGATAAGAAACCTTCGTCACTTTTATTTCCTTCGTCCGGTGGGAGATTCCCTTTTGCAGAAGATGGGCCCACTGATCATCCAATATTTGACTGGAAACCCAGTTCAACATCTAAACAG GATGACATAAAATCGACATTTGCACTATTAGAATCAACCCCTGCTCCATCTTCCAAGAGTGAAGACTCATCCATCACCCCTCCAGAAGCTTGGGGTGGTGAGAGATTTTCTGATAAGTTTCGCCAGCCAACCACTTTTCTATCTCGCGTTGGGACATCAGCTCAGACATCAGGATCAACTTTATCTGGACTGCCCGATATGTCTTTAACAGAAAACTTGCAAAGTTTGCGCACCAAAGGTTTGTCTTCCATTCAGGAGACTTCATTTGGATTTCCCGAACACATTTCCTCGAGTGCAATGCCTATGTCCCCTGGTAACAAAGGCCTCTTGGGACAGCCTAACCTTGATGCACCAACATCTTTGACCTTTTCTCGGAGATTCTCTACTTATGCAGAGAGGATAAGCACTACATCTAACTTCAATGATCGAACATCTCTAGCAGTTAGTTCAccgaaaacaaagaaaacaggagCCGAAGGAAGAGAAGAATTGTTGAATAGCTTCTTGTCAAAGTCAGATGCATCAACTGCCACAGAATTAGGGGCTCTTCCAGCAATTAAC GGAGGAAGCTTGCATCTCCAAAATGCGCCCCAACAAGATGCACAGCAGGGAAGCTCCTTTACATTTCAGATTTTTCAACGCACTCTAGAAGAAACTCTGGATTCTTTTCAGAAATCCATACACGAAGATATGAGGAACCTTCATATAGAAATTTTAAGGCAATTCCATATGCAAGAG ATGGAAATGTCAAATGTGATGAGGGCAATGCTGGAAAACCAAGCTGAGCTGATGAAAGAAGTTAAGTCTCTCCGGAAAGAAAACCAGCAGCTCCGGCAATTGCTTTGA
- the LOC103436209 gene encoding probable glycosyltransferase At5g03795 — protein MSTTSIFRLLHLLLLQFSLSSVLAAHPKPLTSPYLSPATIHPNYQNMFKFFKIFIYNPNSTFPFTSPSQSLFYTRLQDSHFPTENPEKAHLFFVPFPSDLPPRSVARLIRSLRSELPYWNRTLGADHFYLSCAGIGYESDRNLVELKKNSVQISCFPTPAGKFIPHKDISLPPVPSTPAPTNNTASILGYARFDWVKESTLVNQLSSDPDFLIESKPSDPNTFADRLGGSKFCLFEYKGGDVSGIGEALRFGCVPVVITDRPIQDLPFSDVLRWQEIAVFVRRSGGAVRELKRVLGRACWERHEKMRELGVAASRHFMWNETPEPFDAFSTLMYQLWLRRHTVRYVRRE, from the coding sequence ATGTCCACCACCTCCATATTCCGCCTACTCCACCTCCTACTCCTCCAATTCTCTCTTTCCTCCGTCCTCGCCGCCCACCCCAAACCCCTCACTTCCCCCTACCTTTCACCCGCCACGATCCACCCAAATTACCAAAACATGTTCAAATTCTTCAAGATCTTCATCTACAACCCAAACAGCACCTTCCCCTTCACCTCCCCATCCCAATCGCTCTTCTACACGCGCCTCCAGGACAGCCACTTCCCCACCGAAAACCCTGAAAAAGCCCACCTCTTCTTCGTCCCCTTCCCTTCCGACCTCCCCCCGCGCTCCGTCGCGCGCCTCATCAGATCCCTCCGCTCCGAGCTTCCCTACTGGAACCGCACCCTCGGCGCCGACCATTTCTACCTCTCATGCGCCGGCATCGGGTACGAATCGGACCGGAATCTCGTCGAGCTCAAGAAAAACTCGGTCCAGATCTCGTGCTTCCCGACGCCGGCCGGTAAGTTTATCCCCCACAAGGACATTTCGCTTCCGCCGGTCCCGAGCACTCCCGCGCCGACGAACAACACGGCTAGTATCTTGGGGTACGCCAGGTTCGATTGGGTCAAGGAGTCAACGTTAGTCAACCAATTGAGCAGCGACCCCGATTTTCTGATCGAATCCAAGCCGTCCGATCCCAATACTTTCGCGGACAGACTCGGCGGGAGTAAGTTCTGTTTGTTCGAGTACAAAGGAGGCGATGTGTCGGGGATCGGGGAGGCGCTGCGGTTCGGTTGCGTGCCGGTGGTGATCACCGACCGTCCGATCCAGGACCTGCCGTTCTCGGACGTGCTGAGGTGGCAGGAGATCGCGGTGTTCGTGAGACGTAGTGGAGGGGCAGTGAGGGAGCTGAAGCGCGTGTTGGGGCGCGCGTGCTGGGAGCGGCACGAGAAGATGAGGGAGTTGGGTGTGGCTGCGAGTCGGCACTTTATGTGGAACGAGACACCGGAGCCGTTCGATGCGTTTTCTACGTTGATGTATCAGCTGTGGCTGAGACGGCACACCGTTAGATACGTCAGGAGAGAATGA